A single Anatilimnocola floriformis DNA region contains:
- the nth gene encoding endonuclease III — translation MPAVAQTKVQASKVVKALALGYPDAECALIHDSPFQLLIATILSAQCTDERVNIVTKDLFAQCPTPQAIVDLPVKDLEKIIQSAGFYRMKAKNIKGCCQKLVDDHGGEVPQSLAELVELPGVGRKTANVVLGTSFGIPSGIVVDTHVTRLTNRLGLTDKQDAVKIETELMPIVPKQEWINFSHRLIHHGRRICKARKPLCNDCLMLKFCPQVGVDQIGEKKKDAE, via the coding sequence ATGCCAGCCGTCGCTCAAACCAAAGTCCAAGCCAGCAAAGTCGTCAAAGCCCTCGCCCTGGGTTACCCCGACGCCGAATGTGCGCTGATCCACGATAGCCCGTTCCAACTGCTGATTGCCACCATCCTTTCGGCCCAGTGCACCGACGAGCGGGTAAACATCGTCACCAAGGACCTCTTCGCCCAGTGCCCCACGCCACAAGCCATTGTCGATCTGCCGGTGAAGGATCTGGAAAAAATCATCCAAAGCGCCGGCTTCTACCGCATGAAAGCCAAGAACATCAAAGGCTGCTGCCAGAAGCTTGTGGATGATCACGGCGGCGAAGTGCCGCAGTCGCTCGCCGAACTGGTGGAACTTCCCGGTGTCGGCCGGAAGACGGCCAATGTCGTGCTCGGCACCTCTTTCGGCATTCCCTCGGGAATTGTCGTCGACACCCACGTCACGCGGCTGACCAATCGCCTCGGCTTGACCGACAAGCAGGACGCCGTAAAGATCGAAACTGAACTCATGCCGATCGTGCCGAAGCAGGAATGGATCAACTTCTCGCACCGCTTGATTCACCACGGCCGGCGGATTTGCAAAGCGCGCAAGCCACTGTGCAATGACTGCCTCATGCTGAAGTTCTGCCCGCAGGTGGGTGTGGATCAGATTGGCGAGAAGAAAAAGGACGCCGAGTAA
- the arfB gene encoding alternative ribosome rescue aminoacyl-tRNA hydrolase ArfB, translating into MADLQISSRILIPDSEFRFTFARSSGPGGQNVNKVSSKATMHWDATQSPSLPDDVKRRFLDKFASRITTQGEIVIISQESRDQPKNIQLCLDKLRGMILEILVPPKKRRPTKPTKGSKVRRLNEKKSKSQTKANRRTSWD; encoded by the coding sequence ATGGCCGATCTGCAAATCAGTTCCCGCATCTTGATTCCCGATAGCGAATTCCGCTTCACCTTTGCTCGCAGCAGCGGCCCCGGCGGCCAGAACGTCAATAAGGTCAGTAGCAAAGCGACCATGCATTGGGATGCGACGCAGTCCCCCTCGCTCCCCGACGATGTGAAGCGGCGCTTTCTCGACAAGTTTGCCAGCCGGATTACCACGCAGGGCGAGATCGTGATCATCAGCCAGGAATCGCGCGATCAGCCGAAGAATATTCAGCTCTGCCTCGACAAACTTCGCGGTATGATCCTAGAGATTCTCGTCCCGCCGAAGAAACGCCGACCGACGAAACCCACGAAGGGGTCGAAGGTGCGGCGGCTGAACGAGAAGAAAAGCAAGTCACAAACAAAAGCCAACCGGCGAACGAGTTGGGATTAG